Within Claveliimonas bilis, the genomic segment TGTCATGACAAATTATGGAAAGGTGCAGAGCACAGATGACTTTAAGAGACTGGCTATCAAAGACTTTTCAGAGGCGCAGAGGCTGTTCCGCTCCAGAGAATTTTATGAAGTTTTAAAATATGAAAATCCCCGGGTTTTTCATTTATATGATAATATGAGAAAATGGTCCCTTGATGAGCAGGCCATGGAAGAGTTCTTAGTCGGAATTAAGCAAAAAGAGTGTATTTTTCTGACGCTCCAAGGAGAAGGAATGCTCTTTGAGGATTTGAAAGAGTCTACGAAAGGGAGCCTGACTGTTATCAAAAACACATGGGGATTTATGCCTGTGAGAATAGAGTCGGAGGGCGGATTTATTACAGTCAGCCGTCCGGAGATTACGACAGATGATTTTGTCGGTAATGTTTACGAGCTGGAATTTGTTGTCAATGCAGAGAAATTGCACGCAGGAAGAAATTTCGGAAAGATTCATCTTGTAACTCCCTATGAAATTCTTACCTACGAAGTAGAAGTTTTGCAAAATGGAGAATATGATGAGAACCATCGGGAAATCGAATTTCTTATGGCACAGATCCTGAAGGAATATGTGGCGTGTGAGGCAGGAAGGATTGATATTAACAGCTGGGTTGACAGCGCCATAGAAAAATCAAAAAAAATGCGGAACTACGCGCCGATGGATGATTCTTTGCAGCTGTTTCAGGCGCATATTTATATTAAGGGCGACCGCATGGAAGAGGCAAAGTGGATTCTGGAAAATTATAATTACAATCGTTTTGCTATTGGAAAAGATCCTACAACAAACGCCTACTATCTTTTCCTCACCGCATTGATCCGGCAGACCGGAAATCATGTGGAGAGGGTGATCGATGAAATCGGAAAGACCTATCTTCGGCATCAGGATTCCTGGGCGCTTCTGGCTATGCTGTTGATGCTGGATCCGCAGTACAGGGATTCCTACAGGCGGATCAAAGTCTTGGAACAGCAGTTTTATTCATATGGCGCGAATCATGTTCTTTTTTACCAGAAAGCATATCTGTGTTATCAGGACCGAAGCAATCTTTTGAAAAAGCTGGGAAAATTTGAACTGCATGTGCTTAATTTTGCTACAAAATACCGGCTTATTACGAGAGAGCTGGCTCTTTATGTGGCCAACCTTGCCAGTCAGCAGAAGCACTATGACAGCGGACTGTTCCGGATCCTGGAGAGGATCTATGAAATGTATGAGGAGCCGATGATACTGAATGCGATCTGCACGCTTCTTATTAAAGGGAATAAGATGCAGCAGAGATATTTTGTATGGTATCAGAGAGCGGTAGATGCAGAGCTTAAAATTGCACAGCTCTATGAGTATTACATGGAAACCATTGAGGAGGACCGGGTGAGGGAAGCGCTTCCCAGATCCATTTTCCTCTATTTTATGCATGGAAATAATCTGGATTATAAGAAGGCGGCGCTTTTGTATGCCAACCTTATTACCTATGAACAGTATGCAAGTGATCTGTATATCAGTTATCGGGAACAAATGGTAGAATTTGCATGGGATCAGCTTGTCAAAAGACATATCAATGATTCTCTGAAGGTGATTTATAAAAGATTCTGTACAGAGGAAGAAATGACAGGCGAACGTCTGGAAGCGATGAGGGACATTTGTTATGCATATGAAGTGACAACTAAGGTGCAGGGGATGAAATGTGTTCTTGTGATCGAAAAAGACGGAACAGTGAAACAGAGAGTTCCTTATACAGAAGGGGGAGCAATTGTCTATCTTTATGACAAAGAGGCGCGGATCGTATGGGAGTCTATGGAAGGGCAGCACCATACAGATTCCATTGTTTATGAGACAAGACGCCTTTTTTACGAACCCAGATATCTGGAAATGTGCAAAAAGTATCTGTCCCATATCAATAACTGGGGAGGAGAAGGGCAAAAAGAAGAGGTGACATTTGAAAACCTCCGTATGAAAGGGCTGGAAGAATTTGAGGAAAAAGAGGTATTTCAGCTTTGCAGCAAACGCATACGCGAAGAGAATTATGAAGAAGATGAATTTCTTCTGTATCTTTGCTTTGAACTGTTTAAGAGACAGCAGTATGATAAAGTGACCCTTACCTATCTTGTTAATTTCTTCTGTGGAGCAACAAAAGATATGAAAGCTCTTTGGAAAACAGCGAAGGATTATGGAATCCAGGAAGGGAAGCTGGGAGAGAGGATCATTACACAGATGCTCTTTTCAGAAGATATGTTTCAGGAGGAAGAGATTTTTGTTGAGTATTATCTGAACGGAAATGCTTATTTCCGTCTGAAACAGGCCTATCTTGCCTTTGTATCCAGGGAATATCTGGTTAGCGGGCGGAAAACGGGCCACACCATTTTTGAGATTATCGTCAATGAGTATCGGCTGGGAGAAAGCCTGGCGGATATCTGCAAAATTGCGCTTCTTCATTATTACTCGGACAAGGAGTATGATCATGAAGTGGAGGAAGTTTTGCATAAGGTACTGGGACAGCTGTGCGAGAAACAGATTATTTTCCCGTTCTATCTGAAGTATCCTGATAAATGGCTTAGAGAGGCACAGCTCTATGATAAGGTTATGGTTGAATATCATGCAAAGAAAGGCGGAAAGGTACGCATCTCCTATAAAATGCGCCAGGATGCTGTGGAAGATCTGGGTTATCAGAGCGAAAGCCTGACGCCTATGTATGAAAATATTTATGTGAAGGATTTTATTCTCTATCAGGGTGATGTAGTTCGGTATTATTTCCAGGAAACACAGGAAAAAGAAAAGAAAACCATACGTCAGGAAGAGAGGATCCTGGAACAGACCCGGGAAGTGCCGGCAATTGGGAAATACGGCAAACTCAATGCGATGGCTGGCATGTCTCCTGCAAAGAGAAAACAGGCAATGATCGATTATCAGAAAGAAATCGTCATGGCAGAGGAGATTTTCAGGGAATATTAAAAAAAGAGAGTAGAAACAGTACAAAAGCTTAGGAGGAATTACGGTGAGAGGCGGAAGTATTTTAGGAATTGAACTGAATGACCAGTATTGCCAGATCAGCTTTTACGACGAAGCGAAACATGAGCCGGAAACGCTGGAAGTGGCGGTAGACAATTATCAGATTCCTCTCATCCTGGGATATTATAAGGAACAGTGGGTTTACGGCAAAGAGGCAAAAAGACTGGCGACGATCAATGAAGGATGCACGGTCTCTGACCTGTATCAGAAAGCGCTGCGTCAGGAGAAAGTCCGGATTGGAGGGAAGAATCATGACGCGGTCTGGCTTCTGGCCAAGTTTTTTGAGCTGGCGTTAGAGAGATTCCGGCAGATTGAATATCTGACTTTTTCGGTTCCTCGCACAGATATCGATATCAGTAAGATGCTGAAGGGGATTGCGCAGTTCGTAGGAATCGCTAAGGATTCTGTCTATGTGCAGGATTATAAGGAAAGCTTTTGCCATTACATGTTTTATCAGCCTAAAGAGTTATGGCAGTATGAGGCTGCTTTGTTTTACTGCGACAGGAATGAGATCAGAGCCTATATGCTGCGTCGTCTCCGTGGTGTCAGAGGGCGCGGCGATGAACTGTTCGTAGCGGTGGATGAGGTGGCAAATGCCCATATGAAAGAACTTGCGGCGATCTATCCTGTACTGAATGTAGACAAGGCGAAGGATGCGGATGAACGGTTCAAGGCGTTTATTCAGAGTGTATTTGATAAAAAAGTTGTCTCTTCTGTGTATTTGACAGGAGAAGGCTTTGAAAACAACTGGTATCCGGCATCTTTGAAAGTGCTCTGCAATGGAAGAAGAGCCTTCCTTGGCAACAATCTCTACAGTAAGGGGGCTTGTTATACGGCGTACCGTAAATGCAGAGATTATGAGGACAGTCCTATTTATCTGGATGAAAGTAAGATGACGGATCAGATCTGTCTGCGTATGCGGGTAAGAGGCAAGGAAGGGTGGTATCCTATTGTACAGTGGGGCTCTCACTGGTACGAGGCTGACGGGCAGTGGGATGTGCTTCTTGAGGATACCTCAGACATTGAGATACATATTGAATCACTGGCCAGCGGAGAACTCCAGGCGGAGACAGTGTCGCTGGCAGGGCTGCCGGAGAGAAAAGACTATGCGATGCGTCTGACGATCGAAGTGATGTTTTTAGATGAACAGACCTGCCGGATTACATTTAAGGACGCCGGATTTGGGGAGTTTTTCCCGGCAACAGATTTTCAGGTGGAAAAGACCATACATTTAGGAGGAAGCAATGGGCAGTTTAATTCTTTGTCATAGAAAGAAAGCAAAGCATCCGTATGAGATTGCAAGAATCCATAAAAGGATCTATACAATAGAAGAACTGTGCTACTATTTTTGTAATAATCTCTATCTGGTAGATTATACAATCGTAAACCGTCAGCTCTGCGACTGGCTGGAGGAGGAGCTGGAACTGTATGATCTGGCAGATGAGCTGCGAAGTCAGTTGGAACAGAACGGCCCGGTGGAACAATTCCTTCTGACCGTCTTAAGTCATTCTTCCATTTATTCACCGGCAGAGATTACAAGGATCCATAATGTGCTGGAACGTCTGAAAAGCCAGAATGAAGTGGAGAGAGAAAAATATAAGGCGGACAATCTGCTGCAGACAGGAGAGTATGCGTCAGCCATTCTTGTATATCAGGGGATTGTAAACAAGGAGTGGGACGAGACAGTAGGAAAGGAATTTTACGGACAGGTCTATGGATGTCTGGGTGCGGCTTACGGTCGGATGCTTCTTTATGAAGAGGCGGCCTCCATGTATGAAAAAGGATTCCGGGTATGTCAGGATACAAAAATGCTGAAAGCTTATCTGTACTGCTGTTACCGCTATTTGCCGGAAGCGCAGTATGTAAAAATGCTGTCGGCGGAGCCTGTCTACCTGAGCATGGACTCCATTTTAAAGGAAGAGCTTCGCAAGGCAGAGGAGAAGATCAATATGGATGTAACAGAAGAAGATTTCCGTCAGTGGAAAAAGGAATACAGGAAAACAGGAAAATAGGGATGTTGTTATAGAGTGCTTTGCTTGACAAGCAAAGCACTTTCGTGTTATGATTACAGAGCAATTTAGCGTGGTAGAGTAATCAATTGGTAAATTGATAATATAATAAAGCTGATTGCAGGAGGGTCATATTATGAAAAAAAGATTAGCATTGCTTCTTGCGCTTGCAATGACAGCATCTGCAGTAGTTGCCGGATGCGGCAGCAGTTCCGACAGTAACAGCAGTTCCGACGAAAATACAGAAAGTCAGGAACAGACAGAAGTAGAATTTAAAGAAAAAGAGGCTGGAGATACTTTTACAGTCGGATTTGATCAGGATTTCCCGCCTATGGGATTCGTAGGGGATGATGGTGAGTTCACAGGATTTGACCTGGAGCTTGCGCAGGCTGTCTGTGACAAGCTGGAGCTGGAGTTCGTTGCAGAGCCTATTGCATGGGATTCCAAAGACGCTCTTTTAAATTCAGGCGCAATTGACTGTATCTGGAATGGATTTACTATCAATGGAAGAGAAGACGACTATACATGGTCTGATCCTTACCTTGACAATAAACAGGTCTTTGTTGTGCGCGGAGATTCGGGAATTGAATCAGAAGCCGACCTGGCAGGAAAGATCGTAGATGTTCAGACAGATTCTTCTGCACAGAAAGCGTTGGAAGATAATCAGGATCTGACTTCTACATTCAGTAATCTGCAGATTGTGCCGGACTATAATACCGGATTTATGGAACTGGAATCCGGTGCCGTGGACGCAGTTGCAATGGATATTGTTGTAGCTTCCTATCAGATTGATTCCAGAGATGCGGATTTCAAGATCCTGGATTATGAGATTGCATCCGAAGAGTATGGAGTAGGATTTGCCAAAGGAAATGAGGCATTGAGAGATCAGGTACAGCAGGCTCTTAACGAACTGGCGGAAGAGGGAAAAGTTGCAGAGATCTCTACCAAATGGTTTGGAGAAGATATTACAACAATTGGAAAATAAGTTAAAAAGAAAAAGGGCTGTCCTTTGGGCGGCCCGTTTTTAGCGGAGAGGAGTTAAGTTATGGCTATTTCAGTCATGTTGAGTCAGTTGATGGAGGGAATGGTATGGTCGCTTGCCATTTTTGTGATCACCCTTATCTTTTCCCTTCCGGTGGGACTTCTTGTATCCTTTGGAAGAATGTCCAAAAATATCGTTATTCGTTCGGTCTTTAAACTTTATATCTCGATTATGAGAGGAACGCCCCTTATGCTGCAGCTTATGGTAATCTTTTTTGGGCCTTATTACATATTCGGTATTCCAAATTCACCAAGCTGGAAGACGATCGCATGTATGGTGGGATTTGTTTTGAACTATGCGGCTTATTTTGCGGAGATTTACCGGGGCGGCATAGAGGCAATGCCCCGCGGACAGTACGAGGCTGCACAGATCCTGGGATATACGAAAGCACAGACATTTGTGCGGATCATCCTTCCACAGGTGATCAAAACCGTGCTGCCGTCCATTACGAATGAAACTATCACGCTTGTAAAGGATACTTCTCTTGCATTTACCATCGGTATTGTGGAAATGTTTACAAAAGCCAAGGCTCTGGCGGCATCACAGACAAATATGCTGCCCTTTGTATTTGCGGGAATATTCTACTATGTATTGAATCTTATTGTGGCATTTTTGATGGAACGTCTGGAAAAGAAACTGAACTATTATCGCTAGGAACCAGGAAGGAGAAAAGAGTATGAGTCTGTTGGAAATGAAAAATATAAAGAAAAGCTTTGACGGACAGGTTGTGTTAAAAGACATTTCCCTTTCTGTGGAAAAGGGCGAGGTACTGGGGATCATCGGACCTTCGGGATCCGGGAAATCCACCCTTCTTCGATGTGCTACCGGGCTGGAGAAGCAGGATTTCGGTGAGATCAAGTACGAAGGTACTTTTGGCCTGGTTTTCCAGAACTTCAATCTGTTTCCTCACTATTCCGTGATGAAAAATATTACGGATGCGCCTATTAAGGTGCAGAAGAGAAAAAAGGAGGAAGTCTATGAAGAGGCGAGGGAGCTTCTTCGCAAAATGGGGCTGGAGGACAAGGAGAAGGCATATCCGTTCCAGCTCTCCGGAGGACAGCAGCAGCGTATCTCCATAGCAAGGGCTCTTGCCATGAAACCGGATATTCTCTTTTTTGATGAACCTACATCCGCTCTCGATCCGGAGCTGACGGGGGAAATACTGAAAGTTATCAGGGATCTTGCTGCCGAGCATATGACAATGGTTATTGTGACACATGAAATGAACTTTGCAAAAAATGTTGCAGACAAGATTATTTTTATGGATCAGGGCATTATTGCGGAAGAAGGGACTCCGGAAGAAGTTTTTGGTTCTTCTAACAAAAGAATGCAGGAATTTCTTGGAAAATTAGGTGATAACTTATAAATAACGGATGAGTTATAAGAAAAAGTAATAAGTGGGTTGAAAAATAAATAATAAATAAGACATAATACAAGGCAGGAGGGAATATTGCTTTTCCTTCTGCCTTGTATTATACTTATACGTGCAAATGCTGACAGAAAGCTGCGGCTTATGTCCGCGGCGAAAAAAATAGAAAAGGATGGGTGTTCATATGCAGAAATTAGAACAATTGTATGAAGGAAAAGCCAAAAAAGTATTTAAGACGGATGATCCGGACATTGTAATTGTGGATTACAAAGACGATGCAACTGCTTTTAACGGCGAGAAAAAGGGAACGATTGTCGGAAAAGGTGTGATCAACAACCGTATGACAAACTATATTTTCCAGGTTCTGGAAAAAGAAGGCGTTCCGACCCATTTTGTAGAAGAGTTAAGTGACAGAGAGACAGCGGTAAAGAAAGTGGAGATCGTACCACTTGAGGTAATTGTCCGCAATGTTGCTGCAGGAAGTTTTTCCAAGAGACTGGGTATTGAAGAAGGAAGCGCACTGCTGGCACCTACTCTGGAGTTCAGCTATAAAGATGATGATCTGGGTGATCCTTTGATCAATGATTATATGGCGATCGCTATCGGTGCTTCCACAAGAGAAGAGATTGACAAAATTACAAAATATACTTTTAAAGTAAATGAAGTACTGAAGAAATTCTTTGCAGATGCAGGGATCGAACTGATCGACTTTAAAATCGAATTTGGAAGATACCACGGCGAGGTGATTCTGGCAGATGAGATTTCACCGGATACATGTCGTCTGTGGGATATCAAGACACATGAAAAACTGGACAAAGACCGTTTCCGCCGGGACATGGGAAATGTAGAAGATGCATATCAGGAAGTATTCCGCAGAATTGGCATTAAATAGGGAGCAGGAAAGAATTCATGAATGACTTTGAAAAAGTAACAACAGGCCTGGGTGAAGAGTGCGGTGTGTTTGGAGCCTATGATATGGATGGGGGCGATGTAGCCCCCACTGTATATTATGGGCTTTTTGCATTGCAGCACAGAGGGCAGGAAAGCTGCGGAATTGCTGTGACAGACACATATGGAGAGAGAAAGGTACAGTCGAAAAAGGGCCTCGGACTTGTAAATGAAGTGTTTGACAGCGAAACCCTCCACAGCTTAAAAGGAAATCTTGGTGTGGGACATGTACGCTATTCTACGGCGGGAGGTTCCAGGGCAGAAAATGCAATGCCGCTTGTTATCAATTACGTGAAAGGTATTTTGGCGATCGCGCACAATGGTAATCTGACAAATGCGATAGAACTTCGGCGGGAGCTTGAGTTGACAGGAGCAATTTTTCAGACGACAATTGACTCCGAGGTAATTGCCTATCACATTGCGAGGGAGCGGTTAAAGACATCTTCGGCAGAAGAAGCGGTAAAGAATGCTATGAAGAAGATTGAGGGAGCATACGCTCTTGTAGTGACCTCGCCCAGGAAGATGATCGGAGCAAGAGATCCCTTTGGTCTGAAACCTCTTTGTCTTGGGAAAAGAGATAATACCTATATTTTTGCTTCGGAGAGCTGCGCTCTTGCGGCAGTGGGAGCAGAGTTTGTAAGAGACGTTCTTCCGGGAGAGATTGTGAGCATTACAAAGCACGGTATCGACTCGGATATGAGTATGGCAATTGCACCGGAAAAACAGGCCAGATGTATTTTTGAATATATTTATTTTGCCAGAACGGACAGTACGATTGACGGGGTAAATGTTTACCATTCCCGTCTTACTGCCGGAAAAGCGCTGGCAGAATCCTATCCGGTAGAAGCAGATCTTGTGGTAGGTGTTCCGGATTCAGGGCTTGTTGCAGCAAAAGGATATTCAGAACAGTCGGGAATCCCTTATGGAATGGCTTTCCACAAAAACAGCTATGTGGGCAGAACATTTATCAAACCGAAGCAAAGTGAAAGGGAATCCAGTGTCAAGATCAAACTGAATGTGATCGAAGAAGTTGTCCGCGGAAAACGTATTGTCATGGTGGACGATTCGATCGTGCGGGGAACTACCTGTGCGAATATTATCCGTATGCTGAAAAAGGCAGGAGCGACAGAGGTTCATGTCAGGATCAGTTCGCCTCCGTTTTTGTATCCCTGCTATTTTGGAACGGATGTACCGTCCAATGAACAGCTCATTGCCCATTCGCACACAACGGAGCAGATCCGTGAAATGATAGGAGCAGATTCGCTTGGTTATATGGAGATAGAGAAATTAAAAGATATGGTCGGGGAGCTGTCCTATTGTGACGCATGTTTTACCGGGAAATATCCGATGAAGGTGCCGGGAAGAGATATCTCCCAGGCTTTTGAATAAAACTCAAAAGAGAAAGGAAAAACCGATATGAGTCATGACAGATATGTAAGTCCGCTGTCAGAGCGTTATGCCAGCAGCGAAATGCAGTATATTTTTTCACCTGATATGAAATTCCGTACTTGGAGAAAGCTTTGGATCGCACTTGCAGAGACGGAAAAAGAGCTGGGGCTTCCTATTACAGAGGAACAGATTGAAGAACTGAAAGCCCATGCAGATGATATCAATTATGAAGTGGCAAAAGAACGGGAAAAGATCGTTCGTCACGATGTAATGTCCCATGTATATGCCTATGGACAGCAGTGCCCGAAAGCAAAAGGGATTATCCATCTGGGAGCTACCTCCTGCTATGTGGGGGATAATACGGATATGATCATTATGTCCGAAGCTCTGAAATTAGTCCGCACAAAACTCATCAATGTTATTGCGGAGCTGGCGGATTTTGCAAAAAGCAACAAAGATCTTCCGACCCTGGCGTTTACCCACTTCCAGCCGGCACAGCCGACTACAGTGGGGAAGAGAGCAACGCTTTGGATGCAGGAATTTCTTATGGACCTGGAGGATCTGGAGTATGTGCTTGGAAGTCTGAAACTTCTGGGATCCAAAGGAACTACCGGAACGCAGGCAAGTTTCCTGGAATTGTTTGATGGAGATCAGGAAACGATCGATAAAATTGATCCCATGATTGCAAAGAAAATGGGATTTAAGGAGTGCTATCCGGTATCCGGGCAGACTTACTCCAGAAAAGTGGATACAAGAGTGCTGAATGTCCTTGCGGGAATTGCAGCAAGTGCGCATAAGTTCTCCAACGATATCCGTCTTCTGCAGCATCTGAAAGAGGTAGAGGAGCCGTTTGAAAAGACACAGATCGGTTCTTCCGCCATGGCTTACAAGAGAAATCCTATGAGAAGCGAAAGAATTGCTTCCCTTTCCAGATATGTAATGATAGATGCACTGAATCCGGCAATTACTTCCGCTACACAGTGGTTTGAGAGAACGCTGGATGATTCTGCAAACAAGCGGCTGAGTATTCCGGAAGGATTCCTGGCAATAGACGGCATTTTGGATCTTTGCCTGAATGTAGTGGATGGACTGGTAGTTTACCCGAAAGTTATTGAAAAGAGACTGATGTCAGAGCTTCCGTTTATGGCTACAGAAAATATTATGATGGATGCAGTAAAAGCAGGCGGAGACCGTCAGGAGCTGCATGAAAGGATCCGTGAGCTTTCTATGGAAGCGGGACGCAATGTAAAAGAAAAAGGACTGGACAATAATCTGCTGGAACTGATCGCAGCGGATCCAGCCTTTGGATTAAGTATCGAAGAACTGAAGGAAACGATGGATCCGTCAAAATACACAGGACGGGCTGCTTATCAGGTGGATCATTTCCTGGCAGAAGTCGTGGCCCCGGTTCTGGAGAAAAACAAGGACATTCTGGGAGTAAAAGCAGAGATTAATGTCTAAGCAGCGGCGTTTTTAGAAAGAAAGCGTCGGTGTACAAGGAGCGTGTTGCCCCTTGCACACCGACGCTATCTTTTGATCAGGAAATAAAGAGCGAAAATATAGAGATATTGCTTGCAACAGTTACCTGCTTCCCATATAATTGTGGAATGACCCAATAGGAAATGACTAAGGAGGAAACGACAGATGATGCTGGAAAAGAAAACAAC encodes:
- a CDS encoding DUF5717 family protein, yielding MEGLKNKIKKFSKGDFQVVHPEIVFNDTCLILTIGEGEVYRGSFTMKSRTDGAIRGIVYPSSFRMHCIEQGFEGNPVTIQFEYDGKGLTPGHVEQGKFSIVCNGGEFEVPFTAIIEKPYVMTNYGKVQSTDDFKRLAIKDFSEAQRLFRSREFYEVLKYENPRVFHLYDNMRKWSLDEQAMEEFLVGIKQKECIFLTLQGEGMLFEDLKESTKGSLTVIKNTWGFMPVRIESEGGFITVSRPEITTDDFVGNVYELEFVVNAEKLHAGRNFGKIHLVTPYEILTYEVEVLQNGEYDENHREIEFLMAQILKEYVACEAGRIDINSWVDSAIEKSKKMRNYAPMDDSLQLFQAHIYIKGDRMEEAKWILENYNYNRFAIGKDPTTNAYYLFLTALIRQTGNHVERVIDEIGKTYLRHQDSWALLAMLLMLDPQYRDSYRRIKVLEQQFYSYGANHVLFYQKAYLCYQDRSNLLKKLGKFELHVLNFATKYRLITRELALYVANLASQQKHYDSGLFRILERIYEMYEEPMILNAICTLLIKGNKMQQRYFVWYQRAVDAELKIAQLYEYYMETIEEDRVREALPRSIFLYFMHGNNLDYKKAALLYANLITYEQYASDLYISYREQMVEFAWDQLVKRHINDSLKVIYKRFCTEEEMTGERLEAMRDICYAYEVTTKVQGMKCVLVIEKDGTVKQRVPYTEGGAIVYLYDKEARIVWESMEGQHHTDSIVYETRRLFYEPRYLEMCKKYLSHINNWGGEGQKEEVTFENLRMKGLEEFEEKEVFQLCSKRIREENYEEDEFLLYLCFELFKRQQYDKVTLTYLVNFFCGATKDMKALWKTAKDYGIQEGKLGERIITQMLFSEDMFQEEEIFVEYYLNGNAYFRLKQAYLAFVSREYLVSGRKTGHTIFEIIVNEYRLGESLADICKIALLHYYSDKEYDHEVEEVLHKVLGQLCEKQIIFPFYLKYPDKWLREAQLYDKVMVEYHAKKGGKVRISYKMRQDAVEDLGYQSESLTPMYENIYVKDFILYQGDVVRYYFQETQEKEKKTIRQEERILEQTREVPAIGKYGKLNAMAGMSPAKRKQAMIDYQKEIVMAEEIFREY
- a CDS encoding DUF5716 family protein: MRGGSILGIELNDQYCQISFYDEAKHEPETLEVAVDNYQIPLILGYYKEQWVYGKEAKRLATINEGCTVSDLYQKALRQEKVRIGGKNHDAVWLLAKFFELALERFRQIEYLTFSVPRTDIDISKMLKGIAQFVGIAKDSVYVQDYKESFCHYMFYQPKELWQYEAALFYCDRNEIRAYMLRRLRGVRGRGDELFVAVDEVANAHMKELAAIYPVLNVDKAKDADERFKAFIQSVFDKKVVSSVYLTGEGFENNWYPASLKVLCNGRRAFLGNNLYSKGACYTAYRKCRDYEDSPIYLDESKMTDQICLRMRVRGKEGWYPIVQWGSHWYEADGQWDVLLEDTSDIEIHIESLASGELQAETVSLAGLPERKDYAMRLTIEVMFLDEQTCRITFKDAGFGEFFPATDFQVEKTIHLGGSNGQFNSLS
- a CDS encoding amino acid ABC transporter substrate-binding protein, with the protein product MKKRLALLLALAMTASAVVAGCGSSSDSNSSSDENTESQEQTEVEFKEKEAGDTFTVGFDQDFPPMGFVGDDGEFTGFDLELAQAVCDKLELEFVAEPIAWDSKDALLNSGAIDCIWNGFTINGREDDYTWSDPYLDNKQVFVVRGDSGIESEADLAGKIVDVQTDSSAQKALEDNQDLTSTFSNLQIVPDYNTGFMELESGAVDAVAMDIVVASYQIDSRDADFKILDYEIASEEYGVGFAKGNEALRDQVQQALNELAEEGKVAEISTKWFGEDITTIGK
- a CDS encoding amino acid ABC transporter permease; this translates as MAISVMLSQLMEGMVWSLAIFVITLIFSLPVGLLVSFGRMSKNIVIRSVFKLYISIMRGTPLMLQLMVIFFGPYYIFGIPNSPSWKTIACMVGFVLNYAAYFAEIYRGGIEAMPRGQYEAAQILGYTKAQTFVRIILPQVIKTVLPSITNETITLVKDTSLAFTIGIVEMFTKAKALAASQTNMLPFVFAGIFYYVLNLIVAFLMERLEKKLNYYR
- a CDS encoding amino acid ABC transporter ATP-binding protein; the encoded protein is MSLLEMKNIKKSFDGQVVLKDISLSVEKGEVLGIIGPSGSGKSTLLRCATGLEKQDFGEIKYEGTFGLVFQNFNLFPHYSVMKNITDAPIKVQKRKKEEVYEEARELLRKMGLEDKEKAYPFQLSGGQQQRISIARALAMKPDILFFDEPTSALDPELTGEILKVIRDLAAEHMTMVIVTHEMNFAKNVADKIIFMDQGIIAEEGTPEEVFGSSNKRMQEFLGKLGDNL
- the purC gene encoding phosphoribosylaminoimidazolesuccinocarboxamide synthase → MQKLEQLYEGKAKKVFKTDDPDIVIVDYKDDATAFNGEKKGTIVGKGVINNRMTNYIFQVLEKEGVPTHFVEELSDRETAVKKVEIVPLEVIVRNVAAGSFSKRLGIEEGSALLAPTLEFSYKDDDLGDPLINDYMAIAIGASTREEIDKITKYTFKVNEVLKKFFADAGIELIDFKIEFGRYHGEVILADEISPDTCRLWDIKTHEKLDKDRFRRDMGNVEDAYQEVFRRIGIK
- the purF gene encoding amidophosphoribosyltransferase; this encodes MNDFEKVTTGLGEECGVFGAYDMDGGDVAPTVYYGLFALQHRGQESCGIAVTDTYGERKVQSKKGLGLVNEVFDSETLHSLKGNLGVGHVRYSTAGGSRAENAMPLVINYVKGILAIAHNGNLTNAIELRRELELTGAIFQTTIDSEVIAYHIARERLKTSSAEEAVKNAMKKIEGAYALVVTSPRKMIGARDPFGLKPLCLGKRDNTYIFASESCALAAVGAEFVRDVLPGEIVSITKHGIDSDMSMAIAPEKQARCIFEYIYFARTDSTIDGVNVYHSRLTAGKALAESYPVEADLVVGVPDSGLVAAKGYSEQSGIPYGMAFHKNSYVGRTFIKPKQSERESSVKIKLNVIEEVVRGKRIVMVDDSIVRGTTCANIIRMLKKAGATEVHVRISSPPFLYPCYFGTDVPSNEQLIAHSHTTEQIREMIGADSLGYMEIEKLKDMVGELSYCDACFTGKYPMKVPGRDISQAFE
- the purB gene encoding adenylosuccinate lyase encodes the protein MSHDRYVSPLSERYASSEMQYIFSPDMKFRTWRKLWIALAETEKELGLPITEEQIEELKAHADDINYEVAKEREKIVRHDVMSHVYAYGQQCPKAKGIIHLGATSCYVGDNTDMIIMSEALKLVRTKLINVIAELADFAKSNKDLPTLAFTHFQPAQPTTVGKRATLWMQEFLMDLEDLEYVLGSLKLLGSKGTTGTQASFLELFDGDQETIDKIDPMIAKKMGFKECYPVSGQTYSRKVDTRVLNVLAGIAASAHKFSNDIRLLQHLKEVEEPFEKTQIGSSAMAYKRNPMRSERIASLSRYVMIDALNPAITSATQWFERTLDDSANKRLSIPEGFLAIDGILDLCLNVVDGLVVYPKVIEKRLMSELPFMATENIMMDAVKAGGDRQELHERIRELSMEAGRNVKEKGLDNNLLELIAADPAFGLSIEELKETMDPSKYTGRAAYQVDHFLAEVVAPVLEKNKDILGVKAEINV